One Salvia miltiorrhiza cultivar Shanhuang (shh) chromosome 6, IMPLAD_Smil_shh, whole genome shotgun sequence genomic window, AAACTTCACAAAATCTTTCATAAGGGGCCAGACATGCTCAAACTTGAATCCTTTCTTATATCTTGGATCCTCCGTCAGTAATTGTTTTGCACGATCAAACTGAATAATAAATAACATATGTTAGCAATAGCACAACAATTAAATAGTTAAatcaattgtaaaaataaataagtactTACAATATCTTTTTCAGAAGCGCCACTTGGATTTAGATATTCGATTTGTTGCACGCATCCTTTGAATTTTGAAAGAGAACTCATAATGACTTGCATACGAGTTTCAAGCGATCTTTTGGTTCGATCAGGAATATGTGGAGAAGGTTTGTCACTATTATATACGTTCACAATTTCTTTCCAAAAGGTATCTTTTTTTTGATAGATTCCTGTTTCACCATCTTGGGATAGATCCATATACACACGACAAAGATTTTATCTTCATCGATTGTGTAATTAGGTTGtcgagaagaagaagacatgaAAGGCAGaataacaaacaaataaaaaaaaagacaaacacAAGAAATAAAAGCTTAGATTCTATGTGGAAGTATACAAATCGTAGAGCATATTTATAGACATTATTGTGAAAATTTGCAGATAAGATAAGAAATGAATGGTGGAGATTTCATGGAAATCGTGATGAATGGCATGGATTTTTTCTTCCAAATTCGTACATGAGATATAGAATGGATGATGCAGATTTAAAGAACTTTAAATGGATGGTGCagatttgattttataaagTTGCAGAATAGATAAGAAACAGATGGTGGGGATTAATGGAAATCATAATGGACGGTGGATATCATCATTGGAAAGATAAGATTTGCAGGAGAGATAATAATTGCAGGAGTATGCAGACAAGATAATTAGATTTCTTTgaacaaattttattatataagaAGTATGCACATCTAATAATCTGTACACCCATCTTCTCAATTTTACTCATCACGAAGCAAAAATAAGATATGAATTATCATGCTGCTGGCTCttcttatatattttcttcttcaagCTCATCATCAGATGAGCTTGAAGAAATACTCAATGAATGTGATGTTGAACATCAATTGATGTCTCAACATATTTTGtcaaataaatttcattgtAGCAAGCCTTATTGAAAATCAAAGTGCTACAACAATCCACAGAGGCTCAGTTCCTGGTCGCAGGATGATCCATCGTGATCGAGAAGTGGCTGCCCAACGTCTGTTCAACGATTATTTTTCTGAAAATCCAACATTTAATGAAGGAATGTTTCGTAGACGTTTTCGAATGTCTCGAAATTTATTCCTTCGTATTGTTGATGCTGTAAAAAATCATAATAGTTACTTTCGGCAAGGAAGGGATTGCACTGGTAGATTGGGCTTGTCCACACTGCAAAAAATAACCGTTGCATTTCGGATATTAGCATATGGGGTACCTGCAGATGCCACCGATGAGTACATCAACATTGGTGAGTCAACTGCAATTAAATGTGTCAAGAAATTTTGTCGTGTAATTGTGGAAATATTTTCAAGTCAATATCTTAGATCTCCTACTTCTAGTGATGTTGCTAGACTATTATATATTGGTCAACAACGTGGTTTTCCAGGAATGTTAGGTAGTCTAGATTGTATGCACTGGAAGTGGAAAAATTGTCCAACTGCTTGGGCAGGCTCATATGCAGGTCGTAGTGGATCTCCCACGATTATTCTTGAAATTGTTGCTGATTATGATCTTTGGATATGGCATTCATACTTTGGTATGCCAGAGTCCAATAATGATATTAATGTCTTGGAAAGATCGCATATTTTTAGTGATCTTGCTAGAGGTATCACTCCACCTGCAAATTATGTAATACAGGGAAAAGAGTATAGTGTGGGTTATTATTTAGCTGACGGAATATATCCGAAATGGTCCACACTTGTGCAAACTATACATGAACCACGTACTGCAAAGAAAAAACATTTTGCTACGAGACAAGAGTCGTGTAGAAAAGATGTGGAACGTGCATTTGGAGTTCTTCAAAGTCGATTTGCAATTGTTGCAAATCCAGCCCGTTTTTGGCAAaagaaacatttagagcttatcATGAAATCCTGCATTATCATGCACAATATGATAATTGAGGATGAAAGAGACTTGTCTGCACCAATTCAAGAGATGAGAGAAGTCCTAACTCCAGATGTCGAAACGGTGCCAAATGAAGCACGTCAGTTTCAAGAATTTCTTGCACGCTATCGAAGCATCAAAGATAAATCAGCTCATCTTGCACTTCGTGATGCATTGGTCGATCATTTGTGGGAAgaatattcaaattttgaacacTAATTCCCATTGttaagtaatttaaaattttgcaaGTATTTTGTAATATTAGTGTGCTATTGTCATGTAATTTATgcttttttcaattattatgtaatgttattttatatgttgttggaataaattaatgtgcaataatttaaatatagtataaaaaatcaaaataattatattatattatgttataattaaataaatcagaataaatataaatagaattaaatatatatatatatatataataactatATAAAAAGATTAATTTAATAACAATTAAAAGTATCAAAATAGAATATTCCATTGTAGAGTGAAATGTAGAGTTGATTGTTGGAGAGCAAAATGAAATTACTCTACATTTCACTCTACAATAGAGTGAAGTTCACTCTAATGTAGAGTGAACCATTGGAGTTGCTCTAAGTGTTTTGATTTAGTTAGGACTCTTGTTTTGATAAGCAGCCGCAATTTATGACTTGGGGGATACCTTTAGTTATAGTTTTCACTTTGAATAGGATTAGAATACATTCACTTTTACAAACACAATTTTACAGCCGCAAACTTTGATAATTAGAATAGCAGTTGACTTTTTCATTCCCATGCAACTTTTGTTTTCATGCAATTTCGATTCCATAGTTTTTAGTATTTTGATTCCATAGTTACTtttagctttaattcttgttttATTGGTTCAACTTGCGGCTGGATTGGAGAAAGGAGCAGACGAGTTCTCTAGATCGGTTCAAGTGTTGATTTAATTCTTGTAATTTATTTCATAGCTTGTTCGATTATTTCttcatgtttatttttatttatttgattgtttttattttaagcatgagtagctaaatcttttaattcggcgagaataatgaaactctaatttaatgatctgtgagacctaattggtttaaaattgattcctattgattccgattaattcttagggtttaaaaataatttcgattttatttaagtctggccaacttaagtttaattggattacagtcaattagcacctccaatccgtaattgttagaatagggctgattagtgataaaactaccatgttcgtagtaggaattaattggtatattaattattactagcgtatctaggataattgatataaactgggttccttcatcttaatgctattagaatattaaatctaggtctggcgtctccagctaggttatattttaataagggaaataagcaggtctggcgtctccagctgtttatcgacacagtaagtaggaattggggtacgtccgttgcgtttcacggtatcctataactagttggttaatagggattaattaattattgcgtcgatgatcagagctttgaattagtgtggatttatttgagccgaattacccttttattgatttatttcaagagtaGTTTTTATTCGATTTATCGcattcttagttttaattaattctccTCAattttaaggcgtggtggcatcaccgtttttatagatttagggatttgaatgatttttaactgctctctgtgggatcgaccctgcttaccattatactaatttattttggtaattccgcaggaattatttggtggttggcgacgtccaccacccatatagataagcagttactacatccataaggcgcatatcgagcctttgtgacacagccagactaatcaaaatCTGAAAGTAATAGACTTCATTACAGGAGAGTATATTttctcataatcaattcctggtttttgtgagaaaccttgtgTTACGAGTTTTGCTCTATATCtggtaacttcatttttctcgattctctttctaacaaagatCCACTTGTATTCAACAtggattttagattccggagttaaggctatatattcaaatactttccggttatcacaggaatttaattccctttctatagcttcttttcactttggccaatcaagtctctgtttgcattCTGCAACAGATTTTAGTTGAGGGTCCTCATTAAAAAcatgaagagctatatgaaaggcaaatatatcatcaacaatgatattttctctctctagtatctgatgtaaataatttattgagatctcatgattttcagatacttgtaattcttcaggaattacatcactttcatttggttgattagtcattttcgtcattgtttggtttccatcttgcACCTTTATTTTTAAAGGCATAaaatctttggaaccaactggcCGACCACGttttttgacgaattttagactcatttgctgccaagGTTATTTGTCCTTCAAAgacatcaattttagctggagtatttgcagcatgtatgtgagattgtgtcacttttcttgtatctacgaaagcatcaggaatttgatttgcaatattTTGCAACTGAATGAtctttttaatttcttgttcacTTTTGTTTGTTCTaaaatcaaaatgtgataagtttttctctCATTTCAAGAGAgttccttgtgcttttctggatgtagatttgttcatcctaatgttggaaatgtcatttcgtcaaaatgacaatctgcaaaacgtgcaataaataaatcacatgTAAAGGTTTTATATACATTATAATCGagggtgaatcaaatccaacatatatcccaagtctttGTTGGGAACCCATTTTTGTTCATTGTGGGGGTGCAATTGGGACTTGAACCGTgcaaccaaaagttcgtaaTTGAGAAACATCAGGTTTACGGCCAAAGATAATTtgcattggggagtattcatgattgGATGATGGCCTTAGTCAAACTAATGTTGCagtaatatggcatgaccccaagcagtagttgggagttttgatttcataagtaatggtcttgcaataatttgaagacgtttaataaaCGATTTCGttaaaccattttgagtatggaccTGAGCGACTGAATGTccaatctcaattccaatagccatacaatagtttTCAAATGCTTGAGACATAAACTCACTAGCATTATCAAGATGAAttgttttaattgaattgtctgtGAATTGAGCTctaaattttatgatttgagcaagtagtctagcaaatgttgcatttctagtagaaagcaagcatacatgtgaccatctaCAAAAGACATcaattaataccataaaatatcgaaaaggtccacaaggtggatgtataaGTTCATAAATGTCTCCTTTAATTCTTTCTAAGAAAtatggagattcagtattatCCTTCGTATACGAAGGTCTAatgactaacttgccttgcgcacaagcatcacatgTGAATTCATTTGTAGAAAGAACCTTTTGATTCttatgttgtgcccatatgaattattgattattcaaCGCATCATAGTTgctccaggatgtccaaacctatcatgccaaagcttaaagcttttgTGTCATTGAACTTCACGTTCATGACATggtctcaattgcttttatgaatgtataatacattccagaaggtaatgatgctaatttttcttttgtcaacttatagcctgaaacaaaagaatttatatAAAGATATCTGTTGCTACCTTCCGCAATTTTCTCGATGTGGTATCTATTATTGCGGATAtccttgaaacttagtaagtttCTTTTAAACTTATTAGAGTACAGGacattttcaatatctaatttagtatcatttgacAAAATGTTACAAGCTCTTTcggagccttcaatgatgtttgatgcacctgatattgtattaacattattctcatctaatgtcaacttagggaaatacttcttcttttgaagaataatatgtgtattGACACTATCaccaagacaaatatcacaagatttcatatgatgttagtgtatagatgttcatgccttgttaaaaacctctccgtaaAAACCTTATaggaaaaattcggtagaggaaaagaatacaagacatatatatttactcatatattacactagtttcctcgttaaaaaccttaactaagaaaatctCGTAggaaaaaaacttagtaagggaaaaagagtacaaccatttggCCTTTAGGGCCATTTGACCTTCACGGTCTAATTTTCGAGAGCAtgtaatatatatttcttttcaagaacatgtaatattcttcaggaatattacttgtgctactttaatagcatcaatttaaaatcttgaatgtaatattattCAGGAACACTACTTGTGCTCAAGGTCTAATTTTCGAGAGCATGTAATATGAATTGCTCTTCAAAAACATGCAATATTCTTTAGGAATACTAATTGTGCTACTGTAATAGCATTAATTTAAGATCTcgaatgtaatattcttcaggaatattacttgtgctatttaaatagcatcaattaattttcaagatcATTTCGGATAAATAgaccgtatatatatataatatttcaaattataaCATATCAAATCTCGAAATGAGAGcacaaaaatcataaaatttggCATGAAAaagaataacaataaatttcacagtaaacaaatttatttgatttattttaataaatatcaaTTCTCCATATTAAATTGATAACATCAATAAATGCAATATAGTTATGataaacaattaaaaatatGTTAAGCAATTGAGCTTAATAATGCACAAGAAATTGAGCAATTCGTATGAAAAATTGGTTCAAGAGTTATAAGGGGTCAAAATACATCCTAATTCAAAATTGATGAatcattaaataaaatgaatctgCCCTGCAATTAAATAcaatcacattttttttttaaatgttgatCTAAAGGCATAAACATATGGAACAAGTAACAGAGCAATCTTATTTCACGTCTTTTGACTCAAACTGCATCATACGAGTTTGCCATTCGGAATTAATAGATTAATGTTCATTATGCCATAAAAGCAATAACattcatataaattaataaattcatgtcgattcatattaaaaaaaattgacatgaAATATAATGATGACGGACGGTCATAACATTTAGAGTAAAGTATAATTATGATATAATTAACTTCTCAATTAAGTTTTATTTgactatt contains:
- the LOC130990995 gene encoding LOW QUALITY PROTEIN: uncharacterized protein LOC130990995 (The sequence of the model RefSeq protein was modified relative to this genomic sequence to represent the inferred CDS: inserted 2 bases in 1 codon; substituted 1 base at 1 genomic stop codon) — encoded protein: MNYHAAGSSYIFSSSSSSSDELEEILNECDVEHQLMSQHILSNKFHCSKPYXKSKCYNNXHRGSVPGRRMIHRDREVAAQRLFNDYFSENPTFNEGMFRRRFRMSRNLFLRIVDAVKNHNSYFRQGRDCTGRLGLSTLQKITVAFRILAYGVPADATDEYINIGESTAIKCVKKFCRVIVEIFSSQYLRSPTSSDVARLLYIGQQRGFPGIGITPPANYVIQGKEYSVGYYLADGIYPKWSTLVQTIHEPRTAKKKHFATRQESCRKDVERAFGVLQSRFAIVANPARFWQKKHLELIMKSCIIMHNMIIEDERDLSAPIQEMREVLTPDVETVPNEARQFQEFLARYRSIKDKSAHLALRDALVDHLWEEYSNFEH